From Monomorium pharaonis isolate MP-MQ-018 chromosome 9, ASM1337386v2, whole genome shotgun sequence, the proteins below share one genomic window:
- the LOC105835255 gene encoding protein phosphatase 1 regulatory subunit 16A isoform X3: MEHSELVAEMVHVERLTTQERLHLARHRRLQQLKVWRQREKEWLRHQTRHTSNKRHIYFSDSVMLLEAAARNDIDEVRRLLKKGVNPDSTNEDGLTALHQCCIDDNEEMMKLLIEFGANVNAEDSEKWTPLHAAATCGHLHLVKYLIARGANLLAVNADGNMPYDICEDEKTLDCIEGEMARRGVTQELIDETRASTEVQMLRDLQKIASLGGDLEYKDHQGATPLHIAAANGYLRVVEFLLDQHVSTDVEDNDKWQPVHAAACWGHLEVLELLVQNGADLNAKNKHDETPADICEDPEIRERIVELKTEQESKRLREAQGRRVRRSQSINTRTQSVRRTSIRDKVLTTKKDAQEETRLRLQAQQYVSTPTPTNIPPLENSTQEVGDHETDSGALTPAVRKGPEGKDNESFLHEDVDKDSAVTGLDSLVSGGQQQQLQSPIYSTDTDTNNGKINIHVSVVFVKSLSDLKKKRAQNRHISTGSVDANGNGIPMPVSSISNSDLDTDDFTQRFTGNTSEIVSDNHSEKSCCTVM, from the exons ATGGAGCACTCCGAGCTGGTGGCGGAGATGGTGCACGTTGAAAGACTGACCACGCAGGAGCGGTTGCACCTGGCGCGTCATCGTCGGCTTCAGCAGCTGAAGGTGTGGAGACAGCGCGAGAAGGAATGGTTGCGGCACCAGACCAGGCACACGAGTAATAAACGTCACATATACTTTAGCGACAGTGTTATGTTATTGGAAGCCGCTGCGAGAAATGACATCGACGAGG TAAGAAGGCTTTTGAAGAAGGGTGTGAATCCTGACTCGACGAATGAGGACGGTCTGACGGCACTACATCAGTGTTGCATAGATGATAATGAAGAAATGATGAAGCTACTCATTGAATTCGGTGCTAACGTAAATGCGGAGGATAGCGAGAAGTGGACGCCGCTACACGCCGCTGCTACGTGCGGGCACTTGCATTTAGTCAAATACCTCATTGCCAGAGGTGCAAATTTACTAGCCGTTAATGCTGATGGCAACATGCCGTACGACATTTGTGAGGACGAGAAAACTCTGGACTGTATCGAAG GAGAGATGGCAAGGCGAGGAGTCACTCAAGAATTAATAGACGAAACGAGAGCCTCAACTGAAGTCCAGATGCTACGcgatttgcaaaaaattgctTCCTTAGGAGGTGATCTTGAATATAAAGATCATCAAGGTGCCACGCCT CTTCATATAGCAGCAGCAAATGGGTACTTACGAGTTGTAGAATTTCTTCTTGACCAACATGTATCGACAGACGTAGAGGACAATGACAAGTGGCAACCAGTTCACGCAGCTGCATGTTGGGGACat TTGGAAGTACTAGAATTATTGGTGCAAAATGGAGCAGACTTAAACGCAAAAAATAAGCACGATGAAACTCCAGCGG ATATATGCGAAGATCCAGAAATTAGAGAGAGGATAGTGGAATTGAAAACTGAACAGGAAAGTAAACGACTTCGCGAAGCGCAAGGACGTAGGGTACGCAGATCGCAAAGTATAAACACGCGGACGCAAAGCGTACGTCGAACATCCATTCGAGATAAAGTCCTCACTACGAAAAAAGATGCCCAAGAAGAAACGCGCTTGAGGTTACAAGCGCAACAG tatGTTAGCACTCCTACGCCTACTAATATTCCGCCGTTGGAGAATAGTACGCAGGAAGTAGGGGACCACGAGACTGATTCCGGCGCGCTGACTCCAGCCGTGCGGAAAGGTCCTGAAGGAAAAGACAACGAGTCTTTTCTCCACGAAGATGTTGATAAAGATTCAG CAGTGACAGGGCTTGATTCGCTGGTCAGCGGCGGCCAGCAGCAGCAGCTACAGTCGCCGATTTACTCCACGGACACCGATACCAACAACGGCAAGATCAACATACATGTGTCCGTTGTTTTCGTGAAATCCCTGTCGGATCTGAAGAAGAAACGGGCGCAGAACCGGCACATATCCACCGGTTCCGTAGACGCAAATGGAAATGGCATCCCGATGCCGGTCTCGTCCATTTCCAATTCCGATCTCGACACCGACGATTTCACCCAGCGCTTCACTGGGAACACCAGCGAGATCGTGAGCGATAATCACTCAGAGAAGAGCTGCTGTACCGTCATGTAA
- the LOC105835255 gene encoding protein phosphatase 1 regulatory subunit 16A isoform X1, whose amino-acid sequence MTSEVYRKIFSYLRTRSWLCKRKGKYTCKNYKHITMEHSELVAEMVHVERLTTQERLHLARHRRLQQLKVWRQREKEWLRHQTRHTSNKRHIYFSDSVMLLEAAARNDIDEVRRLLKKGVNPDSTNEDGLTALHQCCIDDNEEMMKLLIEFGANVNAEDSEKWTPLHAAATCGHLHLVKYLIARGANLLAVNADGNMPYDICEDEKTLDCIEGEMARRGVTQELIDETRASTEVQMLRDLQKIASLGGDLEYKDHQGATPLHIAAANGYLRVVEFLLDQHVSTDVEDNDKWQPVHAAACWGHLEVLELLVQNGADLNAKNKHDETPADICEDPEIRERIVELKTEQESKRLREAQGRRVRRSQSINTRTQSVRRTSIRDKVLTTKKDAQEETRLRLQAQQYVSTPTPTNIPPLENSTQEVGDHETDSGALTPAVRKGPEGKDNESFLHEDVDKDSAVTGLDSLVSGGQQQQLQSPIYSTDTDTNNGKINIHVSVVFVKSLSDLKKKRAQNRHISTGSVDANGNGIPMPVSSISNSDLDTDDFTQRFTGNTSEIVSDNHSEKSCCTVM is encoded by the exons ATGACGTCCGAGGTTTATCGAAAAATCTTTAGTTATCTGAGAACGAGATCTTGGCTCTGCAAACGTAAAG GTAAATACACCTGCAAAAATTACAAGCACATAACGATGGAGCACTCCGAGCTGGTGGCGGAGATGGTGCACGTTGAAAGACTGACCACGCAGGAGCGGTTGCACCTGGCGCGTCATCGTCGGCTTCAGCAGCTGAAGGTGTGGAGACAGCGCGAGAAGGAATGGTTGCGGCACCAGACCAGGCACACGAGTAATAAACGTCACATATACTTTAGCGACAGTGTTATGTTATTGGAAGCCGCTGCGAGAAATGACATCGACGAGG TAAGAAGGCTTTTGAAGAAGGGTGTGAATCCTGACTCGACGAATGAGGACGGTCTGACGGCACTACATCAGTGTTGCATAGATGATAATGAAGAAATGATGAAGCTACTCATTGAATTCGGTGCTAACGTAAATGCGGAGGATAGCGAGAAGTGGACGCCGCTACACGCCGCTGCTACGTGCGGGCACTTGCATTTAGTCAAATACCTCATTGCCAGAGGTGCAAATTTACTAGCCGTTAATGCTGATGGCAACATGCCGTACGACATTTGTGAGGACGAGAAAACTCTGGACTGTATCGAAG GAGAGATGGCAAGGCGAGGAGTCACTCAAGAATTAATAGACGAAACGAGAGCCTCAACTGAAGTCCAGATGCTACGcgatttgcaaaaaattgctTCCTTAGGAGGTGATCTTGAATATAAAGATCATCAAGGTGCCACGCCT CTTCATATAGCAGCAGCAAATGGGTACTTACGAGTTGTAGAATTTCTTCTTGACCAACATGTATCGACAGACGTAGAGGACAATGACAAGTGGCAACCAGTTCACGCAGCTGCATGTTGGGGACat TTGGAAGTACTAGAATTATTGGTGCAAAATGGAGCAGACTTAAACGCAAAAAATAAGCACGATGAAACTCCAGCGG ATATATGCGAAGATCCAGAAATTAGAGAGAGGATAGTGGAATTGAAAACTGAACAGGAAAGTAAACGACTTCGCGAAGCGCAAGGACGTAGGGTACGCAGATCGCAAAGTATAAACACGCGGACGCAAAGCGTACGTCGAACATCCATTCGAGATAAAGTCCTCACTACGAAAAAAGATGCCCAAGAAGAAACGCGCTTGAGGTTACAAGCGCAACAG tatGTTAGCACTCCTACGCCTACTAATATTCCGCCGTTGGAGAATAGTACGCAGGAAGTAGGGGACCACGAGACTGATTCCGGCGCGCTGACTCCAGCCGTGCGGAAAGGTCCTGAAGGAAAAGACAACGAGTCTTTTCTCCACGAAGATGTTGATAAAGATTCAG CAGTGACAGGGCTTGATTCGCTGGTCAGCGGCGGCCAGCAGCAGCAGCTACAGTCGCCGATTTACTCCACGGACACCGATACCAACAACGGCAAGATCAACATACATGTGTCCGTTGTTTTCGTGAAATCCCTGTCGGATCTGAAGAAGAAACGGGCGCAGAACCGGCACATATCCACCGGTTCCGTAGACGCAAATGGAAATGGCATCCCGATGCCGGTCTCGTCCATTTCCAATTCCGATCTCGACACCGACGATTTCACCCAGCGCTTCACTGGGAACACCAGCGAGATCGTGAGCGATAATCACTCAGAGAAGAGCTGCTGTACCGTCATGTAA
- the LOC105835255 gene encoding protein phosphatase 1 regulatory subunit 16A isoform X5: MTSEVYRKIFSYLRTRSWLCKRKGKYTCKNYKHITMEHSELVAEMVHVERLTTQERLHLARHRRLQQLKVWRQREKEWLRHQTRHTSNKRHIYFSDSVMLLEAAARNDIDEVRRLLKKGVNPDSTNEDGLTALHQCCIDDNEEMMKLLIEFGANVNAEDSEKWTPLHAAATCGHLHLVKYLIARGANLLAVNADGNMPYDICEDEKTLDCIEGEMARRGVTQELIDETRASTEVQMLRDLQKIASLGGDLEYKDHQGATPLHIAAANGYLRVVEFLLDQHVSTDVEDNDKWQPVHAAACWGHLEVLELLVQNGADLNAKNKHDETPADICEDPEIRERIVELKTEQESKRLREAQGRRVRRSQSINTRTQSVRRTSIRDKVLTTKKDAQEETRLRLQAQQYVSTPTPTNIPPLENSTQEVGDHETDSGALTPAVRKGPEGKDNESFLHEDVDKDSATLLL, translated from the exons ATGACGTCCGAGGTTTATCGAAAAATCTTTAGTTATCTGAGAACGAGATCTTGGCTCTGCAAACGTAAAG GTAAATACACCTGCAAAAATTACAAGCACATAACGATGGAGCACTCCGAGCTGGTGGCGGAGATGGTGCACGTTGAAAGACTGACCACGCAGGAGCGGTTGCACCTGGCGCGTCATCGTCGGCTTCAGCAGCTGAAGGTGTGGAGACAGCGCGAGAAGGAATGGTTGCGGCACCAGACCAGGCACACGAGTAATAAACGTCACATATACTTTAGCGACAGTGTTATGTTATTGGAAGCCGCTGCGAGAAATGACATCGACGAGG TAAGAAGGCTTTTGAAGAAGGGTGTGAATCCTGACTCGACGAATGAGGACGGTCTGACGGCACTACATCAGTGTTGCATAGATGATAATGAAGAAATGATGAAGCTACTCATTGAATTCGGTGCTAACGTAAATGCGGAGGATAGCGAGAAGTGGACGCCGCTACACGCCGCTGCTACGTGCGGGCACTTGCATTTAGTCAAATACCTCATTGCCAGAGGTGCAAATTTACTAGCCGTTAATGCTGATGGCAACATGCCGTACGACATTTGTGAGGACGAGAAAACTCTGGACTGTATCGAAG GAGAGATGGCAAGGCGAGGAGTCACTCAAGAATTAATAGACGAAACGAGAGCCTCAACTGAAGTCCAGATGCTACGcgatttgcaaaaaattgctTCCTTAGGAGGTGATCTTGAATATAAAGATCATCAAGGTGCCACGCCT CTTCATATAGCAGCAGCAAATGGGTACTTACGAGTTGTAGAATTTCTTCTTGACCAACATGTATCGACAGACGTAGAGGACAATGACAAGTGGCAACCAGTTCACGCAGCTGCATGTTGGGGACat TTGGAAGTACTAGAATTATTGGTGCAAAATGGAGCAGACTTAAACGCAAAAAATAAGCACGATGAAACTCCAGCGG ATATATGCGAAGATCCAGAAATTAGAGAGAGGATAGTGGAATTGAAAACTGAACAGGAAAGTAAACGACTTCGCGAAGCGCAAGGACGTAGGGTACGCAGATCGCAAAGTATAAACACGCGGACGCAAAGCGTACGTCGAACATCCATTCGAGATAAAGTCCTCACTACGAAAAAAGATGCCCAAGAAGAAACGCGCTTGAGGTTACAAGCGCAACAG tatGTTAGCACTCCTACGCCTACTAATATTCCGCCGTTGGAGAATAGTACGCAGGAAGTAGGGGACCACGAGACTGATTCCGGCGCGCTGACTCCAGCCGTGCGGAAAGGTCCTGAAGGAAAAGACAACGAGTCTTTTCTCCACGAAGATGTTGATAAAGATTCAG
- the LOC105835255 gene encoding protein phosphatase 1 regulatory subunit 16A isoform X4 codes for MTSEVYRKIFSYLRTRSWLCKRKGKYTCKNYKHITMEHSELVAEMVHVERLTTQERLHLARHRRLQQLKVWRQREKEWLRHQTRHTSNKRHIYFSDSVMLLEAAARNDIDEVRRLLKKGVNPDSTNEDGLTALHQCCIDDNEEMMKLLIEFGANVNAEDSEKWTPLHAAATCGHLHLVKYLIARGANLLAVNADGNMPYDICEDEKTLDCIEGEMARRGVTQELIDETRASTEVQMLRDLQKIASLGGDLEYKDHQGATPLHIAAANGYLRVVEFLLDQHVSTDVEDNDKWQPVHAAACWGHLEVLELLVQNGADLNAKNKHDETPADICEDPEIRERIVELKTEQESKRLREAQGRRVRRSQSINTRTQSVRRTSIRDKVLTTKKDAQEETRLRLQAQQYVSTPTPTNIPPLENSTQEVGDHETDSGALTPAVRKGPEGKDNESFLHEDVDKDSVFYVTFLFL; via the exons ATGACGTCCGAGGTTTATCGAAAAATCTTTAGTTATCTGAGAACGAGATCTTGGCTCTGCAAACGTAAAG GTAAATACACCTGCAAAAATTACAAGCACATAACGATGGAGCACTCCGAGCTGGTGGCGGAGATGGTGCACGTTGAAAGACTGACCACGCAGGAGCGGTTGCACCTGGCGCGTCATCGTCGGCTTCAGCAGCTGAAGGTGTGGAGACAGCGCGAGAAGGAATGGTTGCGGCACCAGACCAGGCACACGAGTAATAAACGTCACATATACTTTAGCGACAGTGTTATGTTATTGGAAGCCGCTGCGAGAAATGACATCGACGAGG TAAGAAGGCTTTTGAAGAAGGGTGTGAATCCTGACTCGACGAATGAGGACGGTCTGACGGCACTACATCAGTGTTGCATAGATGATAATGAAGAAATGATGAAGCTACTCATTGAATTCGGTGCTAACGTAAATGCGGAGGATAGCGAGAAGTGGACGCCGCTACACGCCGCTGCTACGTGCGGGCACTTGCATTTAGTCAAATACCTCATTGCCAGAGGTGCAAATTTACTAGCCGTTAATGCTGATGGCAACATGCCGTACGACATTTGTGAGGACGAGAAAACTCTGGACTGTATCGAAG GAGAGATGGCAAGGCGAGGAGTCACTCAAGAATTAATAGACGAAACGAGAGCCTCAACTGAAGTCCAGATGCTACGcgatttgcaaaaaattgctTCCTTAGGAGGTGATCTTGAATATAAAGATCATCAAGGTGCCACGCCT CTTCATATAGCAGCAGCAAATGGGTACTTACGAGTTGTAGAATTTCTTCTTGACCAACATGTATCGACAGACGTAGAGGACAATGACAAGTGGCAACCAGTTCACGCAGCTGCATGTTGGGGACat TTGGAAGTACTAGAATTATTGGTGCAAAATGGAGCAGACTTAAACGCAAAAAATAAGCACGATGAAACTCCAGCGG ATATATGCGAAGATCCAGAAATTAGAGAGAGGATAGTGGAATTGAAAACTGAACAGGAAAGTAAACGACTTCGCGAAGCGCAAGGACGTAGGGTACGCAGATCGCAAAGTATAAACACGCGGACGCAAAGCGTACGTCGAACATCCATTCGAGATAAAGTCCTCACTACGAAAAAAGATGCCCAAGAAGAAACGCGCTTGAGGTTACAAGCGCAACAG tatGTTAGCACTCCTACGCCTACTAATATTCCGCCGTTGGAGAATAGTACGCAGGAAGTAGGGGACCACGAGACTGATTCCGGCGCGCTGACTCCAGCCGTGCGGAAAGGTCCTGAAGGAAAAGACAACGAGTCTTTTCTCCACGAAGATGTTGATAAAGATTCAG TTTTCTACGTcacttttctatttctttaa
- the LOC105835255 gene encoding protein phosphatase 1 regulatory subunit 16A isoform X2: MTSEVYRKIFSYLRTRSWLCKRKGKYTCKNYKHITMEHSELVAEMVHVERLTTQERLHLARHRRLQQLKVWRQREKEWLRHQTRHTSNKRHIYFSDSVMLLEAAARNDIDEVRRLLKKGVNPDSTNEDGLTALHQCCIDDNEEMMKLLIEFGANVNAEDSEKWTPLHAAATCGHLHLVKYLIARGANLLAVNADGNMPYDICEDEKTLDCIEGEMARRGVTQELIDETRASTEVQMLRDLQKIASLGGDLEYKDHQGATPLHIAAANGYLRVVEFLLDQHVSTDVEDNDKWQPVHAAACWGHLEVLELLVQNGADLNAKNKHDETPADICEDPEIRERIVELKTEQESKRLREAQGRRVRRSQSINTRTQSVRRTSIRDKVLTTKKDAQEETRLRLQAQQYVSTPTPTNIPPLENSTQEVGDHETDSGALTPAVRKGPEGKDNESFLHEDVDKDSVTGLDSLVSGGQQQQLQSPIYSTDTDTNNGKINIHVSVVFVKSLSDLKKKRAQNRHISTGSVDANGNGIPMPVSSISNSDLDTDDFTQRFTGNTSEIVSDNHSEKSCCTVM; this comes from the exons ATGACGTCCGAGGTTTATCGAAAAATCTTTAGTTATCTGAGAACGAGATCTTGGCTCTGCAAACGTAAAG GTAAATACACCTGCAAAAATTACAAGCACATAACGATGGAGCACTCCGAGCTGGTGGCGGAGATGGTGCACGTTGAAAGACTGACCACGCAGGAGCGGTTGCACCTGGCGCGTCATCGTCGGCTTCAGCAGCTGAAGGTGTGGAGACAGCGCGAGAAGGAATGGTTGCGGCACCAGACCAGGCACACGAGTAATAAACGTCACATATACTTTAGCGACAGTGTTATGTTATTGGAAGCCGCTGCGAGAAATGACATCGACGAGG TAAGAAGGCTTTTGAAGAAGGGTGTGAATCCTGACTCGACGAATGAGGACGGTCTGACGGCACTACATCAGTGTTGCATAGATGATAATGAAGAAATGATGAAGCTACTCATTGAATTCGGTGCTAACGTAAATGCGGAGGATAGCGAGAAGTGGACGCCGCTACACGCCGCTGCTACGTGCGGGCACTTGCATTTAGTCAAATACCTCATTGCCAGAGGTGCAAATTTACTAGCCGTTAATGCTGATGGCAACATGCCGTACGACATTTGTGAGGACGAGAAAACTCTGGACTGTATCGAAG GAGAGATGGCAAGGCGAGGAGTCACTCAAGAATTAATAGACGAAACGAGAGCCTCAACTGAAGTCCAGATGCTACGcgatttgcaaaaaattgctTCCTTAGGAGGTGATCTTGAATATAAAGATCATCAAGGTGCCACGCCT CTTCATATAGCAGCAGCAAATGGGTACTTACGAGTTGTAGAATTTCTTCTTGACCAACATGTATCGACAGACGTAGAGGACAATGACAAGTGGCAACCAGTTCACGCAGCTGCATGTTGGGGACat TTGGAAGTACTAGAATTATTGGTGCAAAATGGAGCAGACTTAAACGCAAAAAATAAGCACGATGAAACTCCAGCGG ATATATGCGAAGATCCAGAAATTAGAGAGAGGATAGTGGAATTGAAAACTGAACAGGAAAGTAAACGACTTCGCGAAGCGCAAGGACGTAGGGTACGCAGATCGCAAAGTATAAACACGCGGACGCAAAGCGTACGTCGAACATCCATTCGAGATAAAGTCCTCACTACGAAAAAAGATGCCCAAGAAGAAACGCGCTTGAGGTTACAAGCGCAACAG tatGTTAGCACTCCTACGCCTACTAATATTCCGCCGTTGGAGAATAGTACGCAGGAAGTAGGGGACCACGAGACTGATTCCGGCGCGCTGACTCCAGCCGTGCGGAAAGGTCCTGAAGGAAAAGACAACGAGTCTTTTCTCCACGAAGATGTTGATAAAGATTCAG TGACAGGGCTTGATTCGCTGGTCAGCGGCGGCCAGCAGCAGCAGCTACAGTCGCCGATTTACTCCACGGACACCGATACCAACAACGGCAAGATCAACATACATGTGTCCGTTGTTTTCGTGAAATCCCTGTCGGATCTGAAGAAGAAACGGGCGCAGAACCGGCACATATCCACCGGTTCCGTAGACGCAAATGGAAATGGCATCCCGATGCCGGTCTCGTCCATTTCCAATTCCGATCTCGACACCGACGATTTCACCCAGCGCTTCACTGGGAACACCAGCGAGATCGTGAGCGATAATCACTCAGAGAAGAGCTGCTGTACCGTCATGTAA